In Zingiber officinale cultivar Zhangliang chromosome 1A, Zo_v1.1, whole genome shotgun sequence, a genomic segment contains:
- the LOC122030291 gene encoding uncharacterized protein LOC122030291 — protein sequence MSQTLFSVFFLVALASFSAEAATLGLNTFLDSEARRDPSATNDSFSAFPGSLKRSLAADVPSSDLISEFLSYSVSVPVYVKLVGTFSTAAPALLKSFVAAAIISDRFNVIGATPHHLAVRHTLHLEADLSLLGSKISDAIRSHIESSTSPLYRTALLSVPYSTVDRIIEQDFQKENLNYAPGIYIYFLNLGPQSKPYAYSADSRDPSLAFTKCLGTLWTGKERYVWIDLAAGPVDYGPAISGEGVIPRGEFHPLASLHGRSRPERTLMSDLASVVLSAYRALLVPSLRIPVVYENSLLIRLIHVHGTIADASGFDWSIIKQTLLESELAYKGQSLLFKSYSVKFSECPICSFAISRSMSSYTSRFLFENYTLIVSEYLDSKRLHQILSDSVEEVHRAARIPDEQDYGKILPVYVFDLDYDKLLLLDRYHQSVAFRNMVVAVRTKNSQTVSDYSCNGRHVLTQTRNLDRPIVGSVLQSMWGVSSTHQLWSQQHNNTLVDYTWSVGQTPFGPFSDSLSLSFAQRDAARRNVLLTTLNYTITSAIDVLQSLAAHGGHSRLLKENKHIEFVQRWNLLKYKLEKVVSVVSHFDFDKAMYFMRSSDHDLYAIHTLVYEASQKQEASLVCFKDPPFPWASLSLFGMFLVGFSYVYAKKDKILKSKRKQF from the coding sequence ATGTCCCAAACCCTATTTTCCGTATTCTTCTTGGTCGCGCTCGCTTCCTTTTCGGCGGAAGCGGCGACCCTCGGTCTGAACACCTTCCTCGACTCAGAGGCCCGCCGTGACCCTTCCGCCACCAATGATTCTTTTTCTGCCTTTCCCGGGTCCCTCAAGCGGTCGCTCGCGGCAGACGTCCCCTCCTCCGACCTCATCTCCGAGTTCCTTTCATACAGCGTCTCGGTTCCTGTTTATGTGAAGCTCGTGGGCACCTTTTCCACCGCCGCCCCTGCTCTCCTCAAATCCTTCGTTGCAGCGGCCATCATCTCAGACCGCTTCAACGTTATCGGCGCCACCCCCCACCATCTCGCAGTCAGGCACACTCTTCACTTGGAAGCCGATCTGTCACTTCTGGGATCGAAGATATCGGACGCGATCCGATCTCACATTGAATCCTCCACCTCACCACTCTACCGAACGGCCCTTCTCTCTGTTCCGTATTCCACAGTCGACCGCATCATTGAGcaggattttcagaaagaaaatttgaATTATGCCCCAGGAATCTATATTTACTTTCTGAATCTTGGGCCTCAATCCAAACCATATGCCTATTCCGCTGACTCCAGGGATCCCTCTTTGGCCTTCACCAAGTGTTTGGGAACTCTATGGACTGGGAAAGAAAGGTATGTATGGATTGACCTTGCTGCTGGACCGGTGGACTATGGGCCGGCAATATCTGGCGAGGGTGTGATCCCCCGAGGCGAATTCCACCCTCTGGCTTCACTCCATGGGCGATCGAGACCTGAAAGGACCCTAATGTCAGACCTTGCCTCTGTGGTCCTTAGTGCGTACCGAGCCCTGCTGGTACCTTCTCTGAGAATTCCTGTCGTCTATGAGAACTCCCTCCTGATTCGATTGATCCATGTTCACGGAACTATTGCAGATGCTAGCGGATTTGACTGGAGCATTATCAAACAGACACTGCTAGAAAGTGAGCTTGCTTACAAAGGGCAATCTTTGTTGTTCAAATCATATAGTGTGAAGTTTTCAGAGTGCCCAATTTGCTCTTTTGCAATTAGCCGATCTATGAGTTCATACACTTCAcgcttcctttttgaaaattacacTCTAATTGTGAGTGAATATTTGGACTCAAAGCGCTTGCATCAGATTCTTTCAGACTCTGTCGAAGAAGTGCACCGTGCTGCACGAATTCCTGATGAACAAGATTATGGAAAAATCCTTCCagtttatgtttttgatttagaTTATGACAAGCTCCTTTTGCTCGATCGGTATCACCAGTCAGTTGCATTTAGAAATATGGTTGTTGCTGTGAGAACCAAGAACTCACAGACAGTAAGTGATTACAGCTGCAATGGTCGGCATGTGCTTACACAAACGCGCAACCTGGACCGTCCAATTGTGGGCTCTGTGCTTCAGAGTATGTGGGGAGTTTCATCTACTCACCAGTTATGGAGCCAACAACATAACAATACATTGGTTGATTACACTTGGAGTGTTGGTCAAACTCCATTTGGCCCCTTCTCCGATTCTTTATCTCTGTCATTTGCTCAGAGAGATGCAGCACGGAGGAATGTTCTTCTTACCACATTGAATTACACAATTACAAGTGCCATTGATGTATTGCAATCTTTGGCTGCACATGGCGGACATAGTAGGCTGCTTAAGGAAAATAAACACATTGAGTTTGTTCAAAGGTGGAACTTGCTCAAGTACAAGCTGGAAAAGGTTGTTTCTGTTGTCTCCCACTTTGATTTTGACAAAGCCATGTACTTCATGCGGTCATCGGATCATGATTTATATGCCATCCACACACTAGTTTATGAGGCATCACAAAAGCAGGAGGCTTCACTCGTCTGTTTCAAGGATCCACCCTTCCCATGGGCCTCACTTTCCCTGTTTGGTATGTTTCTTGTTGGTTTCTCCTATGTCTATGCCAAGAAGGACAAGATATTGAAGAGCAAGAGAAAGCAGTTTTGA